A window of Campylobacter concisus contains these coding sequences:
- a CDS encoding 2-oxoacid:acceptor oxidoreductase family protein, translating to MKSQLRFVGVGGQGVILAGEILSAAKIKAGGYGVKASTYTSQVRGGPTKVDIILDEKEILYPYANEGEIDFMLATAQISYDAFKSGVKEGGAIVVEPNLVKVSDEDKKRWKIYEIPIISIAKDEVGNVITQSIVALGVAVAMSGCMDEDLVREEMLSSVPEKVKEANAKAYDLGLKYAKELLK from the coding sequence ATGAAGTCACAATTAAGATTTGTCGGCGTTGGCGGACAGGGCGTCATACTAGCAGGCGAGATCCTCTCAGCTGCTAAGATAAAAGCAGGCGGATACGGTGTGAAGGCCTCTACCTACACATCTCAGGTGCGTGGCGGCCCAACGAAGGTCGATATCATACTTGACGAGAAAGAAATTTTATACCCTTATGCAAACGAGGGTGAGATAGACTTCATGCTAGCAACCGCACAGATAAGCTATGATGCCTTTAAAAGTGGTGTGAAAGAGGGCGGCGCGATCGTGGTTGAGCCAAATTTGGTAAAAGTGAGCGATGAAGACAAAAAGCGCTGGAAAATTTATGAAATTCCTATCATCTCTATCGCAAAAGACGAGGTAGGAAATGTCATCACTCAAAGCATTGTGGCTCTTGGCGTGGCTGTGGCTATGAGTGGGTGCATGGATGAAGATTTAGTGCGTGAAGAGATGCTGTCAAGCGTGCCTGAAAAGGTCAAAGAGGCAAATGCAAAAGCTTACGATCTAGGTCTAAAATACGCAAAAGAGCTTCTAAAATAA
- a CDS encoding class I SAM-dependent methyltransferase: MQGLVDYQAILERVFLPTLQKVKGKDGGVNWDDYADMYNEMTGMETASTLNLLSNLPITKDDSVLDVGCGPARLSVPLAKLAKSVSALDPFAKMLEYAKKNAKEAGVKNINFIQKDWSDEQSLKDLPKHDIVLASRSVGLFDIKKLCKFANKYVVMTSFLPDHPSLKDIWQDFLKGIKDENETSFSDRRFGYNFIFNIAYDMGANPNLKIIDTIFERDFASLEEAFSYFRFVGEIAPEKEEIYKQNVEKYLIKTNDGYKFKRETKSYLIWWDVREMKFE; the protein is encoded by the coding sequence ATGCAAGGGCTGGTTGATTATCAAGCGATTTTGGAGCGAGTGTTTTTGCCTACTTTGCAAAAAGTAAAAGGTAAAGATGGCGGCGTAAATTGGGATGATTACGCAGATATGTATAACGAGATGACTGGCATGGAGACGGCCTCTACACTAAATTTGCTCTCAAATTTACCTATCACAAAAGATGATAGCGTGCTTGACGTGGGATGTGGCCCAGCAAGGCTTAGCGTGCCACTTGCAAAGCTAGCAAAGAGTGTAAGTGCGCTAGATCCATTTGCAAAAATGCTTGAGTATGCCAAGAAAAATGCAAAAGAGGCTGGAGTAAAAAATATAAATTTCATCCAAAAAGACTGGAGTGATGAGCAGAGTTTAAAGGATCTGCCAAAACACGACATCGTACTAGCATCACGCTCAGTTGGGCTTTTTGATATAAAAAAGCTTTGCAAATTTGCTAATAAATATGTCGTGATGACCTCGTTTTTGCCAGACCATCCAAGCCTAAAAGATATCTGGCAAGACTTTTTAAAAGGGATAAAAGATGAAAACGAGACAAGTTTTAGTGATAGGAGATTTGGCTACAACTTTATCTTTAACATCGCTTACGACATGGGAGCAAATCCAAATTTAAAGATAATAGATACCATTTTTGAGAGGGATTTTGCTAGCCTTGAAGAGGCGTTTTCTTATTTTAGATTTGTCGGTGAGATCGCGCCCGAAAAAGAAGAAATTTACAAACAAAACGTGGAAAAGTATCTTATTAAAACAAATGACGGATATAAATTTAAAAGAGAGACAAAGAGCTATCTCATCTGGTGGGACGTGCGGGAGATGAAATTTGAGTAG
- a CDS encoding FecCD family ABC transporter permease, whose translation MWSFAVFAVVFISSVIAKGRLNLLVMVLTGIVISSVFGALSSLIKFLADSEDKLPEVTFWLMGSLARSGGYKNLALLFCVVMICLVPLFMLRYKLNTLSFGEEEARAMGLNVKFYNIIIIIASTLLTATCVSFCGIVGWVGLIIPHIMRFVVGANFITLFPASLLGGGLFLLIVDTASRSLMASEIPLGVITSLVGAPLFVYLLYKSKKGFA comes from the coding sequence CTGTGGTCTTTTGCTGTTTTTGCCGTCGTTTTTATAAGCAGCGTCATCGCAAAGGGTAGGCTAAATTTACTCGTGATGGTGCTAACTGGCATCGTCATCTCATCTGTTTTTGGGGCGCTTAGCTCGCTTATAAAATTTCTAGCTGACAGTGAAGATAAGCTGCCTGAAGTTACTTTTTGGCTGATGGGAAGCCTAGCAAGAAGCGGCGGATATAAAAATTTGGCTCTACTTTTTTGCGTAGTTATGATCTGTCTTGTGCCACTTTTTATGCTTCGCTATAAGCTAAATACACTTAGTTTTGGCGAAGAAGAGGCTAGGGCGATGGGGCTAAATGTCAAATTTTACAACATCATAATCATCATCGCCTCAACGCTTCTAACCGCCACTTGCGTCTCATTTTGCGGTATCGTGGGCTGGGTGGGGCTTATCATCCCTCACATCATGCGCTTTGTCGTGGGAGCAAATTTCATCACACTCTTTCCAGCTTCACTGCTTGGCGGAGGGCTATTTTTACTGATAGTCGATACCGCTTCACGCAGTCTAATGGCAAGCGAGATCCCACTTGGTGTCATCACTTCGCTAGTTGGCGCGCCTCTTTTTGTCTATCTGCTCTATAAGAGCAAAAAGGGTTTTGCGTGA
- a CDS encoding iron ABC transporter permease: MRFFCWCSFFSLGIGRYEISYTQIFEFIRSAILNEQPSDEQGYTVFTLIRLPRVLFAILVGAALASSGAVYQGLFKNPLVSPDILGVSSGAAVGASVAIILNFNYIGVQLSAFGCGLLLFLPSFL; the protein is encoded by the coding sequence TTGCGTTTCTTTTGCTGGTGCTCTTTTTTCTCTCTAGGCATCGGACGCTACGAGATAAGTTACACTCAAATTTTTGAGTTTATAAGATCAGCCATTTTAAACGAGCAACCAAGCGACGAGCAAGGCTACACGGTCTTTACGCTCATTCGCTTACCAAGGGTGCTTTTTGCCATCTTAGTTGGAGCAGCGCTTGCTAGCTCTGGAGCTGTCTATCAAGGACTTTTTAAAAATCCTTTAGTCTCGCCTGACATCCTTGGTGTCTCAAGTGGCGCAGCTGTGGGAGCTAGCGTGGCTATCATCTTAAATTTCAACTACATAGGCGTGCAGCTTAGTGCCTTTGGCTGTGGTCTTTTGCTGTTTTTGCCGTCGTTTTTATAA
- a CDS encoding TonB-dependent receptor domain-containing protein, whose protein sequence is MENLNLYTTYADSISDEQTSYTFPSIHPRRGEMIVIEPIRSKQYEIGAKARLGELDLSAAVFEIKRPVAYLVGSGASAEYKIQGTQRNRGFELTTGGKLIDTLSMYGGFTLLDAKIKNAKDGVSEGKTVIGEPKFQANVLFDYAVPSTNKLAFTTNFHYTGKRYIDNANAHSVNGYFTTDIGARYTTKAWLGKETTIRFDINNLFDKKYWAGMFPSDVDGAIAGRGTSLFLGQSRTFMLSAQVKF, encoded by the coding sequence ATTGAAAATTTAAATCTTTATACGACATACGCAGATAGTATCTCAGATGAACAAACGTCATATACTTTTCCGAGCATACATCCAAGACGAGGAGAAATGATCGTAATAGAGCCTATCAGAAGTAAACAATATGAGATCGGTGCAAAAGCAAGACTAGGTGAGCTTGATCTATCAGCTGCGGTATTTGAGATCAAACGCCCGGTAGCATATCTAGTCGGTAGCGGAGCAAGTGCAGAGTATAAAATTCAAGGCACACAAAGAAACCGCGGCTTTGAGCTAACTACTGGTGGAAAGCTTATTGATACTTTAAGTATGTATGGTGGCTTTACACTTCTTGATGCTAAGATAAAAAATGCTAAAGACGGTGTGTCTGAAGGCAAAACAGTTATCGGTGAGCCAAAATTTCAAGCAAATGTCTTGTTTGACTATGCAGTTCCTAGCACAAATAAACTTGCATTTACAACAAATTTTCACTACACAGGTAAACGCTACATAGACAATGCCAACGCTCATAGTGTAAATGGCTACTTCACAACCGATATTGGAGCTAGATACACTACAAAAGCTTGGCTAGGCAAAGAGACAACTATAAGATTTGACATAAATAACCTCTTTGATAAAAAATACTGGGCAGGAATGTTCCCATCTGATGTGGATGGAGCAATTGCTGGACGCGGAACTTCGCTTTTCTTAGGACAAAGCAGAACCTTTATGCTTTCTGCTCAAGTCAAATTCTAA
- a CDS encoding Plug domain-containing protein: protein MCCTFDVQWFLSQVFAVQTTKLKGVEVNSVGDNISESGIDEGILSKRVAAGPLADKKVLDMPYKVNTISKEVLDNQGVQGFEDAVRYFPSAQIQYRGGGDVGRPQTRGFQGSVVGNVLWDGFYASSTTAIPMAMFESLQIQNGLAGSLYGGATPSGYFLYSRKRPVSLQNVIWTDYSSRSNLGVGLDTSNKFEKVGYRGVFYYSGGEKNAKDSKFSRRLASLGLDFTLQRI from the coding sequence ATGTGCTGCACTTTTGATGTGCAGTGGTTTTTAAGTCAAGTTTTTGCTGTGCAAACGACAAAGCTTAAGGGTGTTGAAGTAAATTCAGTTGGTGACAACATCAGCGAGAGCGGTATTGATGAGGGAATTTTAAGCAAAAGAGTAGCCGCTGGTCCTTTGGCTGACAAAAAAGTTTTAGATATGCCTTATAAAGTAAATACGATCTCAAAAGAGGTTCTTGATAATCAAGGCGTTCAAGGCTTTGAAGATGCAGTTAGGTACTTCCCCTCAGCACAAATTCAATATCGTGGCGGTGGCGATGTTGGTCGTCCGCAAACTCGTGGTTTTCAAGGTTCGGTCGTAGGTAACGTTCTTTGGGATGGCTTTTATGCTTCATCAACCACAGCTATACCTATGGCGATGTTTGAGAGCTTACAAATTCAAAACGGACTTGCTGGCTCACTTTATGGTGGTGCTACACCTTCTGGATATTTCCTATACTCTCGTAAACGCCCAGTTTCACTTCAAAACGTTATCTGGACTGATTACAGCTCAAGGTCAAATTTGGGCGTAGGACTTGATACTTCAAACAAATTTGAAAAAGTTGGATATAGAGGCGTCTTTTACTACTCAGGCGGTGAAAAGAATGCCAAAGATAGTAAATTTTCTCGTCGCTTAGCCTCATTAGGACTTGATTTTACCTTACAGAGAATTTAA